The Methanothrix soehngenii GP6 genome has a window encoding:
- a CDS encoding lipopolysaccharide biosynthesis protein, with the protein MNFNLHRYLSCKAIAGMAGDGLYRTSFFMAFANIMSAGCGFFFWIIAARLYALEQVGLATALISSLALVALFSTLGFDSSIIRFLPLEDKGKVISTSFFVTTGASIIFGGICILLMMIMTPSMPFWQDPGNSLAFILVAALNSIAVMGGYAFVADRKADHYFLQNLLQAIRIPALVPLAFLGVFGIFGAIGLGYLTAALYSLTKIQLSICRIRPQADREFIRKSLRFSSLNYLSSLLYAAPTLMMPILVLSLLDEAEAAKYYIAFALGTLVLIIPSSFGTSLFVEGSHGNSLKKSAFRAGGASLMIMLPAVLVLFFYGDQLLGLLRGEYVEGFGLLKIIALSSFPVACYSLFIPIQNVRMRVESIVKLNALRCILLLGLSYVMVNRYGILGAGYAWMITYMVIVIWVGWVALKEKWI; encoded by the coding sequence ATGAACTTCAATCTGCACCGTTATCTGAGCTGCAAAGCAATCGCAGGAATGGCCGGAGATGGTTTATATAGAACATCCTTCTTCATGGCCTTCGCCAACATCATGAGCGCAGGATGCGGCTTCTTCTTCTGGATTATCGCTGCCAGGCTTTATGCCCTAGAGCAGGTGGGCCTGGCCACAGCGCTCATATCATCTCTTGCACTCGTCGCTCTCTTCTCAACCCTTGGCTTTGACTCCTCCATCATCCGCTTCCTTCCCCTGGAGGATAAGGGGAAGGTCATAAGTACGAGCTTTTTTGTTACCACCGGAGCCAGCATCATCTTCGGTGGAATATGCATCTTACTGATGATGATTATGACTCCCTCCATGCCATTTTGGCAGGATCCGGGTAATTCTCTGGCCTTCATTCTGGTAGCAGCCCTGAACTCAATCGCTGTCATGGGAGGATACGCCTTTGTTGCTGACAGAAAAGCGGACCATTACTTCTTGCAGAATCTCTTGCAGGCAATTCGAATTCCAGCCCTTGTGCCTCTCGCTTTCCTGGGCGTCTTCGGAATCTTCGGCGCTATTGGCCTGGGGTATTTGACCGCAGCGCTCTACAGCCTGACGAAGATTCAGCTGAGCATATGCCGGATCAGGCCACAGGCAGACCGGGAGTTCATACGCAAGTCCTTGCGATTCTCCTCTTTAAACTACCTCTCTAGCCTTCTATATGCTGCACCTACCCTCATGATGCCCATACTGGTGCTGAGCCTGCTCGATGAAGCTGAAGCCGCAAAATACTATATCGCCTTCGCTCTGGGCACTCTGGTGCTTATCATCCCCAGCTCCTTTGGGACCTCCCTCTTTGTGGAGGGGAGTCATGGAAATAGCCTCAAGAAGAGCGCCTTTCGCGCAGGAGGCGCAAGCCTGATGATAATGCTCCCCGCCGTGTTGGTTCTCTTCTTCTATGGCGACCAGCTACTTGGACTTCTCAGGGGAGAGTACGTGGAGGGATTCGGCCTTCTGAAGATCATCGCCCTCTCTAGCTTTCCTGTGGCCTGTTATTCCCTATTCATCCCCATTCAGAATGTGAGGATGAGGGTTGAGAGCATAGTGAAGCTGAATGCCCTCAGGTGCATCCTGCTACTTGGATTGAGCTATGTTATGGTAAATCGATACGGCATCCTGGGAGCTGGATATGCCTGGATGATAACCTATATGGTGATCGTTATTTGGGTGGGATGGGTGGCATTAAAGGAAAAGTGGATTTGA
- a CDS encoding glycosyl hydrolase family 28-related protein, whose product MSSLSEGSDIKNLNDIVYHVIVSIEGGSIIARDVGGNVISSGVAGTDDSRVITEAITFVPDNGNVLISNGEYLLSADTQFYLDEGDLNPFWICIPILGNKNVHIFGYGAGITVLKLKPNQFSVGHPVAMMLNRAISLDPGFTAFTVANMTFDGNRDNQEQWYKDGASLILTGSPRSGGNYYNLEFKNSYGTGLYLGNNGMGSESHSSITNVVARDCSLEGILLDTAQDTVVSDCVFERCRTGLTIHGNNDYQTRTKDRIVVKDISCIASPLTIWCINDLQMSSVNMDCTASPNAYGLLIHSSIGVHIKESFFKSDRNKASSYGGASYIDADIDGPTAATLENCVLDGYYALHVLGSATATLRGGAVNASYACAYLRGIDPSTAMATLIGTVFIPAKHTIDCAPGTSINIMYCYSSSIGSMIVEGTLNNQGSYGFGLPDV is encoded by the coding sequence ATGAGCTCACTATCAGAGGGATCTGATATAAAAAATTTGAATGATATTGTATATCATGTTATCGTATCTATCGAAGGCGGATCGATCATTGCTAGGGATGTTGGTGGCAATGTGATCTCCAGCGGTGTGGCTGGAACTGACGACTCTCGAGTAATAACAGAGGCCATAACTTTCGTCCCCGATAATGGCAATGTCTTAATCTCCAATGGGGAGTACCTTCTCAGCGCGGACACTCAATTCTACTTGGACGAAGGGGATTTGAATCCTTTCTGGATCTGCATTCCTATATTGGGCAACAAGAATGTCCACATCTTCGGCTATGGGGCAGGCATAACCGTACTAAAATTAAAACCAAACCAATTCTCCGTCGGCCATCCTGTAGCGATGATGCTCAACCGTGCAATCTCTCTGGATCCGGGTTTTACCGCCTTTACTGTTGCCAATATGACCTTTGATGGCAACAGGGACAATCAGGAACAATGGTACAAAGATGGCGCTTCGCTGATATTGACCGGCAGCCCCAGGTCCGGCGGCAATTACTACAACCTTGAGTTTAAGAACTCATATGGAACCGGCTTGTACCTGGGAAATAATGGGATGGGATCTGAATCGCATTCTTCCATAACCAATGTAGTTGCCAGAGACTGCAGCCTGGAGGGCATACTCCTTGATACCGCACAGGATACTGTTGTCTCTGATTGTGTTTTTGAACGCTGCAGAACCGGGCTAACAATCCATGGGAATAACGATTACCAAACTCGGACAAAAGACCGCATTGTGGTAAAAGACATATCGTGCATTGCCTCCCCTCTCACCATATGGTGCATAAATGATCTGCAGATGTCCAGCGTCAACATGGATTGTACTGCGAGTCCGAATGCATATGGTCTATTGATTCATAGCTCGATTGGAGTCCATATCAAGGAGTCCTTCTTCAAATCGGACCGGAATAAAGCCAGCTCTTATGGAGGGGCATCTTATATAGACGCCGACATCGATGGTCCCACGGCAGCAACCCTTGAAAATTGCGTTTTGGATGGATATTATGCATTGCATGTATTGGGATCTGCGACAGCAACTCTGCGCGGGGGCGCAGTCAATGCCTCATATGCCTGCGCCTATCTCCGGGGCATCGATCCAAGCACAGCAATGGCAACGCTGATCGGAACCGTATTCATACCTGCAAAGCATACCATAGACTGTGCTCCGGGGACGAGCATTAATATCATGTACTGCTATTCTTCCTCCATTGGATCGATGATTGTGGAGGGAACGCTCAATAATCAGGGATCGTATGGATTCGGTCTTCCAGATGTCTGA